From a region of the Acidobacteriota bacterium genome:
- a CDS encoding sigma-54-dependent Fis family transcriptional regulator, whose amino-acid sequence MRNSSFSPDSVVVGHSPRMRGVFDFVRVIADSQSNVLITGESGTGKEVIANLIHHSSPRRHQPFVAVSCALFSENLIETELFGHERGAFTGAIKDKPGRFELAQGGTIFLDDIDDVPLAMQVKLLRVIQNRVIERVGGTRATPVNVRVITGSKKDLKQLVSEGKFREDLYYRLNVLPINLPPLRERREDIPALIDHFFKRFFRQRGEAAPDISPMVKNIFTRYDWPGNVRELENACERMAQTCTCGTIRVGCMGAQVLFQVGPDALQEAPLNDADGLPAGISLDDRLREVETSLINWALKVSKSNKSRAAELLNIKRSTLGDRIARCGLQVSDEAPAAEAASDSPLAAAM is encoded by the coding sequence TTGCGGAACAGCAGCTTCTCACCTGATTCGGTCGTCGTCGGGCACAGCCCGCGGATGCGTGGCGTGTTCGATTTCGTCCGGGTCATCGCCGACAGCCAGAGCAACGTCCTCATAACCGGCGAGAGCGGGACTGGCAAGGAAGTCATTGCCAACCTCATTCATCACTCCAGCCCTCGCCGGCACCAACCCTTCGTCGCCGTGAGCTGCGCCCTCTTCTCGGAGAACCTGATCGAGACCGAGCTGTTCGGCCACGAGCGCGGCGCCTTCACCGGCGCGATCAAGGACAAGCCGGGACGGTTCGAGCTGGCGCAGGGGGGCACGATCTTCCTCGACGACATCGATGACGTGCCGCTCGCCATGCAGGTGAAGCTGCTGCGGGTCATCCAGAACCGGGTCATCGAGCGGGTGGGCGGCACGCGCGCGACGCCGGTCAACGTCCGCGTCATCACCGGCAGCAAGAAGGACCTGAAGCAGCTCGTCTCGGAGGGCAAGTTCCGGGAGGACCTCTACTACCGGTTGAACGTGCTGCCGATCAACCTGCCGCCGCTGCGCGAGCGGCGCGAGGACATCCCGGCGCTCATCGACCATTTCTTCAAGCGGTTCTTCCGCCAGCGGGGCGAGGCGGCGCCGGACATCTCGCCGATGGTGAAGAACATCTTCACGCGGTACGACTGGCCGGGGAACGTCCGCGAGCTCGAGAACGCGTGCGAGCGCATGGCGCAGACCTGCACGTGCGGGACGATTCGGGTCGGCTGCATGGGTGCGCAGGTGCTCTTCCAGGTGGGGCCCGACGCGCTGCAGGAAGCGCCGTTGAACGACGCCGACGGCCTGCCGGCGGGCATCTCGCTCGACGACCGCCTCCGCGAGGTGGAGACGAGCCTGATCAACTGGGCGCTGAAGGTGAGCAAGAGCAACAAGTCGCGCGCCGCGGAGCTGCTGAACATCAAGCGATCGACGCTCGGCGACCGGATCGCGCGCTGCGGGCTGCAGGTGAGCGACGAAGCGCCGGCGGCAGAAGCGGCGTCGGATTCGCCGCTCGCCGCGGCGATGTAG
- a CDS encoding NifU family protein, with translation MVSRERVETVLQRIRPLLQADGGDIELVGVDGNNARVRLTGMCAGCPSAHMTLYLGVEMALRDEIREFEQLEVV, from the coding sequence ATGGTTTCTCGCGAGCGCGTGGAAACGGTGCTGCAGCGGATTCGGCCGCTGCTCCAGGCAGATGGGGGCGACATCGAGCTGGTAGGGGTAGACGGCAACAACGCGCGGGTGCGGCTCACGGGAATGTGTGCCGGGTGTCCCAGCGCCCATATGACGCTGTATCTGGGCGTCGAGATGGCGCTGCGAGACGAGATCCGCGAGTTCGAGCAGCTCGAAGTCGTGTAG
- a CDS encoding sigma-54-dependent Fis family transcriptional regulator: protein MPQATVLVVDDESLVRWSLSERLSQDGHRVVDAPTGREALQRAAEGVDLVLLDYKLPDSDGLSILTRLKERDRDLPVILLTAHQGVELAVEAMKAGAYHYANKPFNLDEVSMLVDKALETTRLRREVRALRASESAPYSIDRIVGTSPNATQLKALIGKVASSRASTVLLTGESGTGKDLAAKVIHYNSERAARPFMNITCSALPETLLESELFGHERGALTDARQQKIGLLESADGGTVFLDEIGEMVPALQAKLLRFLEERAFKRVGGAADIRVDARVIAATNRELEEAVKEGKFREDLYYRLNVMRIELPPLRERRADIPVLTKYFVDSFNTEFRKGVKGLTPAAEQLLARYTWPGNIRELKNAVERAMLLVEADRLDESDFPLLSSKRQVVAGFELPADGVDLETLERDLVRQALRRTGGNQTKAAALLGLNRDQIRYRIEKFGLEKGA from the coding sequence ATGCCGCAGGCCACCGTGCTCGTGGTCGATGACGAATCGCTCGTTCGCTGGTCGCTGTCCGAGCGCCTGTCGCAGGACGGGCACCGCGTCGTGGACGCGCCGACTGGCCGCGAGGCGCTGCAGCGCGCCGCGGAAGGCGTGGACCTGGTCCTGCTCGACTACAAGCTCCCCGACTCGGACGGGCTGTCGATCCTCACGCGGCTCAAGGAGCGCGACCGCGACCTTCCCGTGATCCTGCTCACCGCCCACCAGGGCGTCGAGCTCGCCGTCGAGGCGATGAAGGCGGGCGCGTACCACTATGCGAACAAGCCGTTCAACCTCGACGAAGTCTCGATGCTCGTCGACAAGGCGCTCGAGACGACGCGGCTGCGCCGCGAGGTGCGCGCGCTCCGGGCCAGCGAATCGGCGCCGTACTCGATCGACCGTATCGTCGGCACCTCGCCGAACGCAACCCAGTTGAAGGCGCTGATCGGCAAGGTGGCGTCGAGCCGCGCCTCGACGGTGCTGTTGACCGGTGAGAGCGGCACGGGGAAGGACCTGGCCGCGAAGGTCATCCACTACAACAGCGAGCGCGCCGCGCGCCCCTTCATGAACATCACGTGTTCGGCGCTGCCCGAAACGCTGCTCGAATCCGAGCTGTTCGGGCACGAGCGCGGCGCCTTGACCGACGCGCGGCAGCAGAAGATCGGGCTGCTGGAGTCGGCGGACGGGGGGACGGTCTTTCTCGATGAGATCGGCGAGATGGTCCCCGCGCTGCAGGCCAAGCTGTTGCGGTTTCTCGAGGAGCGCGCCTTCAAGCGCGTCGGCGGCGCCGCGGACATCCGCGTGGACGCCCGCGTCATCGCGGCCACCAACCGCGAGCTCGAGGAGGCGGTCAAGGAAGGGAAGTTTCGCGAGGATCTGTACTACCGGTTGAACGTGATGCGGATCGAGCTGCCGCCGCTGCGCGAGCGGCGCGCCGACATTCCCGTGCTCACGAAGTACTTCGTGGACAGCTTCAACACGGAGTTCCGCAAGGGCGTGAAGGGGCTGACGCCGGCGGCCGAGCAGCTGCTCGCCCGGTACACGTGGCCGGGCAACATCCGCGAGCTGAAGAACGCCGTCGAGCGCGCGATGCTCCTGGTGGAGGCGGACCGCCTGGATGAATCCGACTTTCCGCTCCTGTCGAGCAAGCGCCAGGTGGTGGCGGGCTTCGAGCTGCCTGCCGATGGCGTGGATCTCGAAACGCTGGAACGGGATCTGGTGAGGCAGGCGCTCCGGCGGACGGGCGGAAACCAGACGAAGGCGGCCGCGCTCCTCGGCTTGAACCGCGACCAGATCCGCTACCGGATCGAGAAGTTCGGGCTGGAGAAGGGCGCGTAA
- a CDS encoding response regulator: MVVVSFPHRNDAGIAAENATPQPPAPVAAEGGKFTERREKTPTRRVLVVDDELLIRWSLNEGLARAGFEVVEAEDARGALQRFTPDAPAVHAVLLDLRLPDSADLGLLRQIRQLAPATPVIMMTAYGSPETTEDALRLGAFHVVSKPFDLHHIVTLVEDAVGEA; the protein is encoded by the coding sequence ATGGTAGTAGTTTCATTTCCGCACCGCAACGACGCCGGAATCGCGGCCGAAAACGCGACCCCGCAGCCACCCGCGCCCGTCGCGGCGGAAGGCGGAAAATTCACCGAAAGGCGCGAAAAAACCCCCACACGCCGGGTTCTCGTCGTCGATGACGAGCTGCTGATCCGGTGGTCGCTCAACGAGGGGCTCGCCAGGGCCGGTTTCGAGGTGGTCGAAGCCGAGGATGCCCGCGGCGCGCTCCAGCGCTTCACGCCGGACGCGCCGGCGGTCCACGCCGTCCTGCTCGACCTGCGCCTGCCCGACAGCGCGGACCTCGGGCTGCTGCGGCAAATCCGGCAGCTCGCGCCCGCCACGCCGGTCATCATGATGACCGCCTACGGCTCGCCGGAAACCACCGAGGACGCCCTCCGCCTCGGCGCCTTCCACGTCGTCAGCAAGCCGTTCGACCTCCACCACATCGTGACGCTGGTCGAAGACGCGGTGGGCGAAGCCTAA
- a CDS encoding PAS domain S-box protein, giving the protein MTLPRSVWPLVGFATAAVIFLLDITQPGGIAVAILYVVAILIGMWTPQAYYSLLVAALATALTWIDIPLSPQGEYRIAFINRMLVVISLWVTAVLVVQRRVAQEALAERTRHAQLYLDVAGVMLVVLDRRQRVLLLNRKARELLQVSERDVLGRDWFDLFVPERVRDAVRAGHLHFVEGDASLETADYTVLTRGGGERMIHWHRAIIRDASGAVIGSIGSGEDMTPTRTAESALRKTIKDLQDIKYAIDQAAIVATTDVHGKITYANDKFCEISKYRREELIGQDHRIINSGYHSKEYIRDLWRTIARGQVWRGEIKNRAKDDTTYWVDTTIVPFLDERGKPYQYMAIRSDITDRKRQEERLREQAALARLGEMAAVVAHEVKNPLAGIRGALQIIGTRLPADTRDRSVIGDILTRLDSLNNIVQDLLLFARPRTPRADKVPLGTLIMSTLELLKKDPNFARVEVAVHGNDPVVEADAEQLQTVFTNLLLNAAQASGGSGRIDVVLEPRDGWCDVKVRDHGPGIPAEVRERIFEPFFTTKHRGTGLGLPTAKRVVELHRGTIAVAAAAGGGTEVTVTLPAQRQ; this is encoded by the coding sequence ATGACACTCCCGCGGTCGGTGTGGCCGCTCGTCGGCTTTGCGACCGCGGCGGTCATCTTCCTGCTCGATATCACCCAGCCCGGGGGGATCGCTGTTGCGATCCTCTACGTTGTCGCGATCCTCATCGGCATGTGGACGCCGCAGGCGTACTACTCGCTCCTGGTCGCGGCCCTGGCGACGGCCCTGACGTGGATCGACATCCCGCTCTCGCCGCAGGGAGAGTACCGGATCGCGTTCATCAACCGCATGCTCGTGGTGATCTCGCTCTGGGTGACCGCCGTCCTCGTCGTGCAGCGGCGCGTGGCGCAGGAAGCGCTCGCCGAGCGCACGCGCCATGCCCAGCTGTATCTCGACGTCGCCGGGGTGATGCTCGTGGTGCTCGATCGCCGGCAGCGCGTGCTGCTGCTGAACCGCAAGGCGCGCGAGCTGCTGCAGGTCTCCGAGCGCGACGTGCTCGGCCGGGACTGGTTCGACCTGTTCGTCCCCGAACGGGTGCGCGACGCGGTGCGTGCCGGCCACCTGCACTTCGTCGAGGGGGACGCCTCGCTCGAGACGGCGGATTACACCGTGCTGACGCGCGGCGGCGGCGAGCGGATGATCCACTGGCACCGCGCGATCATCCGCGACGCGTCGGGCGCCGTCATCGGATCGATCGGGTCTGGGGAGGACATGACCCCGACCCGCACGGCCGAGTCCGCCCTGCGCAAGACGATCAAGGACCTCCAGGACATCAAGTACGCGATCGACCAGGCGGCGATTGTCGCCACGACCGACGTGCACGGGAAGATCACGTACGCGAACGACAAGTTCTGTGAGATCTCGAAGTACCGGCGCGAGGAGCTGATCGGGCAGGATCACCGGATCATCAACTCCGGGTATCACTCCAAGGAGTACATCCGGGACCTGTGGCGGACGATCGCGCGCGGCCAGGTCTGGCGCGGCGAGATCAAGAACCGCGCGAAGGACGACACGACCTACTGGGTTGACACGACGATCGTCCCGTTCCTCGACGAGCGCGGGAAGCCGTACCAGTACATGGCCATCCGGTCGGACATCACCGACCGCAAGCGGCAGGAGGAACGGCTGCGCGAGCAGGCGGCCCTCGCGCGGCTCGGCGAGATGGCGGCCGTCGTCGCGCACGAGGTGAAGAACCCGCTCGCGGGCATCCGCGGCGCGCTCCAGATCATCGGCACGCGGCTGCCGGCCGACACGCGCGATCGGTCGGTCATCGGCGACATCCTCACGCGCCTCGACTCGCTCAACAACATCGTCCAGGATCTGCTGCTGTTCGCGCGCCCGCGCACGCCGCGCGCCGACAAGGTGCCGCTCGGCACGCTCATCATGAGCACGCTCGAGCTGCTCAAGAAGGACCCGAATTTCGCGCGCGTCGAGGTCGCCGTGCACGGCAACGACCCGGTCGTCGAAGCCGACGCCGAGCAGCTGCAGACGGTCTTCACGAACCTGCTGCTGAACGCGGCGCAGGCGTCCGGAGGGTCAGGGCGCATCGACGTCGTGCTGGAGCCGCGCGATGGATGGTGCGACGTGAAAGTGCGCGACCACGGTCCGGGCATTCCGGCCGAGGTGCGCGAGCGGATCTTCGAGCCGTTCTTCACGACGAAGCACCGCGGCACCGGCCTTGGACTGCCGACCGCGAAGCGCGTGGTGGAGCTGCACCGCGGGACGATCGCGGTCGCGGCGGCGGCCGGGGGCGGGACGGAAGTGACGGTGACGCTGCCGGCTCAGAGACAGTGA
- a CDS encoding GNAT family N-acetyltransferase: MPLTYPVEFESDVVLRDGSTLRLRPVRPEDEPPLLEFFRGLSPESLYFRFMAVPRIDVHRVKALATVDYENEFAIVGESHRGIVALAGFYRLPSTPDRAEVAFAIADRLQGRGVGTRMLERLADIAATRGVRTFNAYVLGENRRMMEVFLECGFAVQRHVDGGVYHVVLSLERTAEYEERAAERSQHAAVASMKAFFEPRGVAVVGANRARGKIGAEVLHNLKSTGFTGGIYPVNPYASEIEGLRSYPSVASIPGPVDLAVICVPAADVLDAADDCIDKGVRGVLVISSGFGEAGAEGKERERKLLEKIRTAGIRLIGPNCMGILNTDPALNLNATFSQVFPPAGRVAMSTQSGALGVAILDSARRLNIGISSFASIGNKTDVSGNDLLQYWDDDPRTDVILLYLESFGNPKKFSQIARRISRRKPIVAVKSGRSRAGIRAASSHTGALATSDAVVDALCRQAGVIRTNTLDEMFDVAALLANQPLPRGRRVAILSNAGGPGILAADACEANGLELPALSEKTKSALRHFLPEAASVGNPVDMLASAPAEHFRRALDILLADERVDAIMTIFIPPLVTEAEAVARAIVGAAKGASKPIVATFMQIDGAPTVLTPVPCYPFPESAAIALSRVAGFAEWRAREEGVAPALPGINRDAVRAIMLRALARGGGWLTPPEVSSMLGAVGLAAAASRLVTDKDAAVQAAKEIGFPLVMKAISPDIVHKSDAGAVRLGIATPQEAWRTYESFEEHFGVDLSGVLVQEMVTGGVEMFIGALHDASFGPVLACGSGGILVDLLRDSVFRLHPLTDCDAAEMLQEVRGAKLLRGYRGSAPVDEPALREALLRVSALVELCPEIQELDINPIKVLECGGKILDARIRVEKRAGQLSRRVVY; encoded by the coding sequence ATGCCCCTCACCTACCCTGTCGAGTTCGAGTCAGATGTCGTTCTGCGCGACGGCTCCACGCTGCGGCTGCGCCCGGTACGACCGGAGGATGAACCGCCGCTCCTGGAATTCTTCCGGGGCCTGTCGCCCGAGAGCCTGTACTTCCGCTTCATGGCGGTGCCCCGCATTGACGTCCACAGGGTGAAGGCGCTGGCGACGGTCGATTACGAGAACGAGTTCGCGATTGTCGGCGAATCGCACCGCGGCATCGTGGCGCTGGCGGGGTTCTACCGGTTGCCGTCCACGCCCGATCGTGCCGAGGTGGCGTTCGCGATCGCCGACAGGCTCCAGGGGCGGGGCGTCGGGACGCGGATGCTGGAGCGGCTCGCCGACATTGCGGCGACGCGCGGCGTCCGCACCTTCAACGCGTACGTGCTCGGCGAAAACCGCAGGATGATGGAAGTGTTCCTCGAGTGCGGATTCGCCGTGCAGCGCCACGTGGACGGCGGCGTGTATCACGTCGTCCTCTCGCTCGAACGGACGGCGGAGTACGAGGAGCGCGCGGCCGAGCGATCGCAGCACGCGGCGGTCGCGTCGATGAAGGCCTTCTTCGAGCCGCGCGGCGTCGCCGTGGTCGGCGCCAACCGCGCGCGCGGCAAGATCGGCGCCGAGGTGCTGCACAACCTGAAGAGTACGGGCTTCACCGGGGGAATCTACCCGGTCAACCCGTACGCCTCGGAGATCGAGGGGCTGCGCAGCTACCCGAGCGTGGCGAGCATCCCGGGGCCGGTGGACCTGGCGGTGATCTGCGTGCCGGCGGCCGACGTGCTCGATGCGGCCGACGACTGCATCGACAAGGGGGTGCGCGGCGTCCTGGTCATCAGCTCCGGGTTCGGCGAGGCGGGGGCGGAAGGGAAGGAGCGCGAGCGGAAGCTGCTCGAGAAGATCCGCACCGCGGGCATCCGCCTGATCGGGCCGAACTGCATGGGGATCCTGAACACCGATCCGGCGCTGAACCTGAACGCCACTTTTTCGCAGGTGTTCCCGCCCGCGGGGCGCGTGGCGATGTCCACGCAGAGCGGCGCGCTTGGCGTGGCCATTCTCGATTCGGCGCGGCGCCTGAACATCGGGATCTCGAGCTTCGCGTCGATCGGCAACAAGACGGACGTATCGGGCAACGACCTGCTGCAGTACTGGGACGACGATCCCCGGACGGACGTGATCCTGCTGTACCTCGAGAGCTTCGGGAACCCGAAGAAGTTCAGCCAGATCGCGCGGCGCATCTCGCGGCGCAAGCCGATCGTGGCGGTGAAATCCGGCCGGTCGCGTGCGGGGATTCGCGCGGCCTCGTCGCATACCGGCGCGCTCGCGACGAGCGACGCGGTGGTGGACGCCCTGTGCCGCCAGGCGGGCGTCATCCGCACCAACACGCTGGACGAGATGTTCGACGTGGCCGCGCTGCTCGCGAACCAGCCGCTGCCGCGCGGCCGGCGCGTGGCCATTCTCTCGAACGCGGGCGGCCCCGGCATCCTCGCGGCGGACGCGTGCGAGGCGAACGGGCTCGAGCTGCCCGCGCTCTCCGAGAAGACCAAGTCCGCGCTGCGTCACTTCCTCCCGGAGGCGGCGAGCGTGGGGAACCCCGTGGACATGCTGGCGTCGGCGCCGGCCGAGCACTTCCGGCGGGCGCTCGACATCCTGCTGGCCGACGAGCGCGTCGACGCGATCATGACGATCTTCATCCCGCCGCTCGTGACGGAAGCCGAAGCAGTGGCGCGGGCGATTGTGGGCGCCGCGAAGGGCGCGAGCAAGCCGATTGTCGCGACGTTCATGCAGATCGATGGCGCGCCGACCGTGCTCACGCCGGTGCCGTGCTACCCGTTCCCGGAGTCGGCCGCGATCGCGCTGTCGCGCGTGGCGGGCTTCGCGGAGTGGCGCGCGCGTGAAGAGGGCGTGGCGCCGGCGCTGCCGGGCATCAACCGCGACGCGGTGCGGGCCATCATGCTGCGCGCGCTCGCGCGCGGCGGCGGCTGGCTCACACCGCCCGAAGTCTCGTCCATGCTCGGGGCCGTCGGGCTCGCCGCGGCGGCAAGCCGCCTCGTCACCGACAAGGACGCAGCGGTCCAGGCGGCCAAGGAGATCGGCTTCCCGCTCGTGATGAAGGCGATCAGCCCGGACATCGTCCACAAGAGCGACGCCGGCGCGGTCAGGCTCGGCATCGCGACGCCGCAGGAGGCGTGGCGCACGTACGAATCGTTCGAGGAACACTTCGGCGTCGATCTGTCCGGCGTGCTCGTGCAGGAGATGGTCACCGGCGGCGTCGAGATGTTCATCGGGGCGCTGCACGACGCGTCGTTCGGGCCCGTGCTGGCGTGCGGCAGCGGGGGGATCCTCGTGGACCTGCTGCGGGACTCGGTGTTCCGCCTCCACCCGCTGACCGACTGCGACGCCGCCGAGATGCTGCAGGAGGTGCGCGGCGCGAAGTTGCTGCGCGGCTATCGCGGCTCGGCGCCGGTGGACGAGCCCGCGCTGCGGGAGGCCCTGCTGCGCGTGTCCGCGCTGGTCGAGCTGTGCCCCGAGATCCAGGAACTCGACATCAACCCGATCAAAGTGCTCGAGTGCGGTGGCAAGATCCTCGACGCGAGAATCCGCGTCGAGAAGCGGGCCGGCCAGCTGTCGAGGCGGGTGGTGTACTGA
- a CDS encoding cardiolipin synthase B, with protein MSPSQAASRQHAVDSVIQQALTRASGAEPIPGNRARLLCDARENYPAWLDAIGAARHWIHFETYIIHDDEVGLQFADALAARARDGVRVRVLYDWWGTFKPRPRRFVRVLRHAGVDVRCFNPPRFDSPLAWASRDHRKVIGVDGHVAFVTGLCIGSAWVGNESRKIDPWRDTGIELAGPAVAEVEQAFASMWAEAGAPLPEEERPTLESIPSAGDLPVRVIATVPSSAALYRLDQIVTAAARERLWITDAYFVATTPYVQALRAAAADGVDVRILVPGSSDVPGLRALSISAYRPLLESGVRVFEWNGSMLHAKTAVADGRWARVGSTNLNPFSWLGNWELDVAIDDDAFAAAMEQQYESDLEKATEVVLTPRQRVKPLHPAPFPGRRRVRWRRRGSAGRATAGAIGIGSAVGAAIRNRRGFGPSEARLLGPMALVLLLLAVAAVKWPRAIAWPFALIVGWWGLSLLIRSLRLYLEGRERRKNHREPGR; from the coding sequence ATGTCCCCGAGCCAGGCCGCCTCCCGGCAGCACGCGGTCGACAGCGTCATCCAGCAGGCGCTGACGCGCGCGAGCGGCGCCGAACCGATCCCGGGCAATCGCGCGCGCCTGCTCTGCGACGCGCGCGAGAACTACCCGGCCTGGCTCGACGCGATCGGCGCCGCGCGGCACTGGATCCACTTCGAAACCTACATCATCCACGACGACGAGGTCGGACTGCAGTTCGCGGACGCGCTCGCCGCGCGCGCCCGCGACGGGGTGCGCGTGCGCGTGCTCTACGACTGGTGGGGCACGTTCAAGCCGCGCCCGCGCCGCTTCGTTCGCGTCCTGCGCCACGCGGGGGTTGACGTCCGCTGCTTCAATCCGCCGCGGTTCGACAGCCCGCTCGCGTGGGCGAGCCGCGATCATCGCAAGGTGATCGGCGTCGACGGGCACGTCGCGTTCGTCACCGGACTGTGCATCGGCAGCGCCTGGGTCGGCAACGAGAGCAGGAAGATCGACCCGTGGCGGGACACCGGGATTGAGCTCGCGGGCCCGGCGGTTGCCGAGGTGGAGCAGGCGTTTGCGTCCATGTGGGCCGAGGCCGGAGCGCCGCTCCCCGAGGAGGAGCGCCCCACGCTCGAGTCGATCCCCTCTGCCGGCGACCTCCCGGTTCGGGTCATCGCGACCGTGCCGTCCAGCGCGGCGCTCTATCGCCTCGATCAGATCGTCACCGCCGCGGCCCGCGAGCGCCTGTGGATCACCGACGCCTACTTCGTCGCCACCACCCCGTACGTGCAGGCCCTGCGCGCGGCGGCCGCCGACGGCGTGGACGTCCGGATTCTCGTCCCCGGCTCCAGCGACGTTCCTGGCCTGCGCGCGCTGTCGATCTCAGCGTACCGACCGCTCCTCGAGTCGGGCGTGCGCGTCTTCGAGTGGAACGGTTCGATGCTTCACGCCAAGACGGCCGTGGCCGACGGTCGCTGGGCGCGCGTCGGCTCGACCAATCTCAACCCGTTCAGCTGGCTCGGCAACTGGGAGCTCGACGTCGCCATAGACGATGACGCGTTCGCGGCGGCGATGGAGCAGCAGTACGAGTCCGATCTCGAGAAGGCCACCGAAGTGGTGCTCACGCCGCGGCAGCGCGTCAAACCGCTGCATCCCGCGCCGTTTCCAGGCAGGCGCCGCGTGCGCTGGCGCCGCCGCGGCAGCGCGGGACGCGCCACGGCGGGCGCGATCGGCATCGGCAGCGCGGTCGGCGCCGCGATCCGGAACCGGCGCGGCTTTGGGCCGTCCGAGGCACGGCTGCTCGGGCCGATGGCGCTCGTGCTGCTGTTGCTGGCCGTCGCCGCGGTGAAATGGCCGCGCGCGATCGCGTGGCCCTTCGCGCTGATCGTCGGCTGGTGGGGGTTGTCGCTGCTGATCCGCTCCCTGCGGCTGTACCTCGAAGGGCGCGAGCGGCGAAAGAACCACCGGGAGCCAGGCCGCTAG
- a CDS encoding proline dehydrogenase family protein, producing MSIMRKILLAGSTSPWLRKQATQRAFVRRSVSRFMPGERMEDALAAAATLKPEGITTILTHLGENLTAAAEAEEVTQHYLTLLDRVAASGLDAQISIKPTQLGLDLDPALCGRNLDRLLDRAAGRNNFIWIDMESSPYVDPTLKLFRAARARSSRVGIALQAYLRRTAQDVEALLPLGCAIRLVKGAYLEPPDVAFPDKRDVDESFYTLSARMLDADAQKHGTLLHIGTHDAALVDRLLRFIDENRVPPQAYEFAMLYGIGRPLQQRLASCGRRLRVLISYGEYWFPWYMRRLAERPANIGFVVKNVLGGRG from the coding sequence ATGTCGATTATGCGGAAGATCCTGCTGGCGGGCTCGACGAGCCCGTGGCTCCGGAAACAGGCGACGCAGCGGGCGTTCGTCAGGCGATCGGTGTCCCGGTTCATGCCAGGCGAGCGGATGGAGGACGCGCTGGCGGCCGCCGCGACGCTGAAGCCGGAGGGGATCACCACGATCCTGACGCATCTCGGTGAGAACCTGACGGCGGCGGCCGAGGCGGAGGAGGTCACACAACACTACCTGACGCTGCTCGATCGCGTGGCAGCATCCGGCCTCGACGCGCAGATTTCGATCAAGCCCACGCAGCTCGGCCTCGATCTCGACCCCGCGTTGTGCGGGCGCAACCTGGATCGCCTGCTCGATCGCGCCGCCGGGCGCAACAACTTCATCTGGATCGACATGGAAAGCTCCCCGTACGTCGATCCCACGCTGAAGCTGTTCCGCGCCGCGCGCGCGCGATCGAGCCGGGTCGGGATCGCGCTGCAGGCGTACCTGCGGCGCACCGCGCAGGACGTCGAGGCGCTGCTGCCGCTCGGATGCGCGATCCGGCTTGTCAAGGGGGCGTACCTGGAGCCGCCGGACGTCGCGTTTCCCGACAAGCGTGACGTGGACGAGAGCTTCTACACCTTGTCCGCCCGCATGCTGGACGCCGACGCGCAGAAGCATGGCACCCTCCTGCACATCGGCACGCACGACGCGGCGCTCGTCGATCGCCTGCTGCGGTTCATCGACGAGAACCGCGTGCCGCCGCAGGCGTATGAGTTCGCGATGCTTTACGGCATCGGCCGGCCGCTCCAACAGCGGCTCGCATCCTGCGGGCGCCGGCTGCGCGTGCTCATCAGCTACGGCGAGTATTGGTTCCCCTGGTACATGCGGCGGCTCGCCGAGCGGCCCGCCAACATCGGGTTTGTCGTGAAGAACGTGCTCGGCGGGCGCGGGTGA